A single Paenibacillus sp. FSL R5-0517 DNA region contains:
- a CDS encoding histidine kinase: MSYKQIKWMILLIPTFTVGIWEYIRHQFLMPYLSMDAGNWLTPVIVYLVSVTLLSRLFHMLEGARAALEQERAAKAALEARDQLARELHDGISQSLFLLSVKTDKAGRSLAGSGHEHEIQEIQKTVHEVNTYVRQAIAQLRYVPSSTAAPEIISLHAQVEVLVMETVPGAQIHWDLNGITFSAKEQVELLACIREGLLNVRKHAQATRVQVHAEGNPIAWFIYIQDNGNGLSGDPLHLKDRYGLRITKERAAEMGWSFTLDSRPGHTRMTIGKEHA; this comes from the coding sequence ATGTCCTATAAACAAATCAAATGGATGATTCTGCTGATCCCCACATTCACGGTTGGCATCTGGGAATATATTCGCCATCAGTTTCTGATGCCGTACCTTTCGATGGACGCCGGGAACTGGTTAACACCCGTCATTGTTTATCTTGTCAGCGTGACACTGCTCAGCCGATTGTTCCACATGCTCGAAGGCGCCAGGGCTGCTCTGGAGCAGGAACGCGCAGCGAAAGCAGCTCTGGAAGCTCGTGACCAATTGGCCCGAGAACTTCATGATGGCATATCTCAGTCTCTTTTCCTGCTGTCCGTGAAGACCGATAAAGCGGGCCGTAGTCTGGCAGGGAGCGGACATGAGCATGAGATCCAGGAGATTCAAAAAACCGTGCATGAAGTCAATACATATGTAAGGCAAGCGATTGCCCAGTTGCGCTATGTTCCCTCCTCTACCGCGGCACCCGAGATTATTTCACTGCATGCACAGGTCGAAGTGCTCGTGATGGAAACCGTACCCGGCGCACAGATTCACTGGGATCTGAACGGTATAACCTTCTCTGCCAAGGAACAAGTGGAACTGCTCGCCTGTATCCGGGAGGGTTTACTGAATGTACGCAAACATGCACAGGCTACCCGCGTTCAGGTTCATGCGGAGGGTAACCCAATTGCCTGGTTCATTTATATTCAGGATAATGGGAATGGACTAAGCGGAGACCCTCTTCATCTGAAGGATCGGTACGGACTGCGAATTACGAAGGAACGTGCTGCCGAGATGGGTTGGTCTTTTACCCTCGATTCAAGACCGGGGCATACACGAATGACGATAGGAAAGGAGCATGCTTAG
- a CDS encoding response regulator transcription factor, whose translation MEHVRVLVVDDHAHAREAICSILSEDSLFEVIGTASNGQEALELTGQWMPDLILMDVQMPEMDGLEATRQIKLRFPYVIVVMVTVSDDVTFLFEALKQGAQGYLLKNLTPSTWLEYLRAIVSDDAPLSKELAYRILQEFPAPRSEDVQDNPLTARELEILQWVSAGYTNREIADQLGISDQTVKNHLKNILQKLQLENRVQLTRYALESGLAGRKLRK comes from the coding sequence ATGGAACATGTACGTGTATTGGTTGTTGACGATCATGCGCATGCGCGTGAAGCGATCTGTAGCATTTTATCCGAGGACAGCCTGTTTGAAGTGATTGGTACAGCTTCGAATGGACAGGAAGCGTTGGAGCTTACCGGACAATGGATGCCTGACCTGATCCTGATGGACGTGCAGATGCCGGAGATGGATGGGCTGGAAGCCACCCGTCAGATCAAGCTGCGATTCCCTTATGTTATTGTTGTTATGGTCACGGTATCGGATGATGTGACTTTCCTGTTCGAAGCACTAAAACAAGGTGCTCAAGGTTATTTGCTCAAAAATCTGACGCCTTCTACCTGGCTTGAATACCTGCGCGCCATCGTCAGCGACGATGCACCGCTCAGCAAGGAACTGGCCTACCGGATTTTGCAGGAGTTTCCCGCACCACGCAGTGAAGATGTGCAAGATAATCCACTTACGGCGCGGGAGCTTGAGATTCTGCAATGGGTATCCGCGGGATATACCAATCGGGAGATCGCTGATCAGCTCGGTATTTCAGACCAGACGGTGAAGAATCACCTAAAAAACATTTTGCAGAAGCTCCAGCTGGAAAACCGGGTACAACTCACCCGCTATGCGCTAGAGAGTGGACTTGCAGGACGTAAGCTTCGCAAATAG
- a CDS encoding diguanylate cyclase, protein MNFIRNLIHKADRSSLYVILLSCTGIGVFLYMNKWSYLHLTTADWVMVYTMLGAALILDYFTFQIPPKGNQQSMDSSVYLACIFMFGGAFSLSVLLPVSIILLIKERKLTWWKHIVNFSIYSLMITGAAAVFEWTGGQSGTLDGYNLLPYFAALAAYFIINTITLGLFFHFSTKDALQQMKRAFVTESLLVYLCTLILALVLTILVVHNGVLGLLLYLSLSILLSHAFKQLFVMYQTIEEKANTDQRTGLFNHSYFESMLENELTTARTQGTPLCLGLIDIDDFKKYNDRFGHLQGDSLLALLGDFLMRKTEGTPVTAFRYGGEEFTLLMPGMELDESYKFMNKLRKQLNDTPFEGVEVFPHGCLSFSGGVAPYQVDMYNKSQLVDQADKALYYAKKQGKNNVHRHGSNDGMEHEIDLVQDVRDIEQQLNLFRYKDMDTFKHSKRVYKYALDISELLALDNAEKRRFVLGALIHDIGKLEIPWSILNKKDKLTAEEWETIKGHVTWGKKMVITNDRFADLIPYIELHHERYDGKGYPYGLKGNEIPRLCRMLTVIDSFDAMTTERPYQETKNVEEAIRELRACSGSQFDPELAELFIRYIEKRTAQQQLL, encoded by the coding sequence ATGAACTTTATTCGTAACCTTATCCATAAGGCAGATCGAAGCAGTCTGTATGTTATTTTGCTTAGTTGTACCGGGATCGGTGTTTTTCTGTACATGAACAAGTGGTCTTACCTTCATCTAACCACGGCGGATTGGGTCATGGTCTATACCATGCTGGGCGCGGCGTTAATTCTGGATTATTTCACGTTTCAGATTCCACCCAAAGGCAATCAGCAATCCATGGATTCATCGGTATACCTTGCCTGTATATTCATGTTTGGCGGAGCCTTCAGTTTATCTGTACTGCTTCCTGTCTCCATCATTCTGTTAATCAAAGAGCGCAAGCTCACCTGGTGGAAACACATTGTCAATTTCAGCATCTACAGTCTCATGATTACGGGAGCAGCTGCGGTGTTTGAGTGGACTGGCGGGCAATCGGGAACGCTGGACGGCTATAATCTGCTTCCTTATTTTGCAGCGCTTGCGGCCTACTTCATCATCAACACGATTACACTTGGCTTATTCTTTCATTTCTCAACGAAAGATGCATTACAGCAGATGAAGCGGGCATTTGTTACCGAATCCTTGCTGGTTTATTTATGTACGCTGATTCTGGCGCTTGTCCTGACGATTCTGGTTGTACACAATGGCGTGCTCGGTCTGTTGTTGTACTTAAGTCTCAGTATTCTGCTCTCCCATGCATTCAAGCAGTTGTTTGTCATGTATCAGACCATTGAGGAGAAAGCTAACACGGATCAACGCACAGGTCTGTTCAACCATAGTTATTTTGAAAGTATGTTGGAAAATGAACTGACGACAGCTCGTACGCAGGGAACACCGCTCTGTCTGGGATTGATTGATATCGATGATTTCAAAAAGTATAACGACCGGTTTGGCCACCTCCAAGGGGATAGTCTGCTGGCTCTGCTGGGGGATTTTCTAATGCGAAAGACCGAAGGTACACCTGTTACCGCCTTTCGTTATGGAGGGGAAGAGTTCACACTTCTCATGCCAGGAATGGAATTGGACGAATCCTACAAGTTTATGAATAAGCTGCGCAAACAACTAAATGACACGCCGTTTGAAGGCGTTGAAGTGTTTCCGCACGGTTGTCTCTCCTTCTCGGGTGGCGTCGCACCCTATCAGGTGGATATGTATAACAAATCCCAACTCGTGGATCAGGCGGATAAAGCACTGTATTACGCGAAGAAACAGGGCAAAAACAACGTGCACCGCCACGGAAGCAATGATGGCATGGAACACGAGATTGATCTGGTACAGGACGTTCGTGACATCGAGCAACAGCTCAATCTGTTCAGATACAAGGACATGGATACGTTTAAACATTCCAAACGGGTCTACAAATATGCACTGGATATCAGTGAACTGCTTGCACTGGACAATGCGGAGAAACGCCGTTTCGTGCTGGGAGCACTGATTCATGACATCGGCAAACTGGAGATTCCCTGGTCTATTCTGAACAAGAAAGACAAGCTCACCGCAGAAGAATGGGAAACGATCAAGGGACATGTCACCTGGGGTAAAAAAATGGTGATCACGAACGATCGCTTCGCCGATCTGATTCCGTATATTGAACTTCACCACGAGCGCTATGATGGCAAGGGCTATCCTTACGGCCTGAAGGGTAACGAGATTCCCCGGCTGTGCCGGATGTTGACCGTCATTGACTCCTTTGATGCCATGACGACAGAGCGACCGTATCAGGAGACCAAGAACGTGGAGGAAGCCATTCGGGAGCTGCGCGCATGTTCGGGTTCGCAGTTTGATCCGGAGCTTGCCGAGTTATTCATTCGATATATTGAGAAAAGAACCGCTCAACAACAGTTGCTGTAA
- a CDS encoding DUF5317 domain-containing protein — protein sequence MVYDGILLGLIVGFFRGGLRHGLHQFAALKLRSGWIFPVLLLIQFFIFYLQERFEWVASINGYLFAAVYITGLAFLWLNRHHTGFMLIWIGVFLNFAVMAVNGGRMPVSVEASAVLGPYYVDMLREGGAVSKHFMMDASTRLPFLGDIIPLSSPYPRTQVISIGDVVMNVGIFLFIQYMMVNRDKKAVQPAKTHQA from the coding sequence ATGGTATATGACGGTATTTTACTCGGCTTGATCGTTGGATTTTTTCGAGGCGGGCTGCGGCATGGGCTCCATCAGTTTGCAGCACTCAAGTTGCGAAGTGGCTGGATTTTCCCTGTATTGCTGCTAATCCAGTTCTTTATTTTCTATCTGCAGGAACGATTCGAATGGGTGGCATCTATTAATGGTTATCTCTTTGCTGCCGTCTACATTACAGGGCTCGCATTTTTGTGGCTCAATAGGCACCATACCGGTTTTATGCTCATCTGGATTGGTGTGTTTCTCAATTTTGCCGTGATGGCTGTCAACGGTGGACGTATGCCGGTTTCTGTGGAAGCCTCCGCTGTATTGGGACCCTACTATGTAGACATGCTCCGGGAAGGCGGAGCCGTATCGAAGCATTTTATGATGGATGCGTCTACACGTTTGCCTTTTCTCGGTGATATCATCCCACTCTCCAGCCCTTATCCACGAACTCAAGTTATCAGTATCGGTGATGTAGTCATGAACGTTGGCATATTCCTTTTTATCCAGTACATGATGGTGAATCGGGACAAAAAGGCTGTGCAACCTGCTAAAACTCATCAGGCTTGA
- a CDS encoding YcnI family protein, with protein sequence MKKTSWISKLTSTIATGTAAFMLFAGFASAHVTVSPSVAQTSAWQTYTIKIPSEKDLPTTKITMKVPEGVAFKQYQPLAGWKITTEKNDSNEVTSITWEVDGDNEGIIAGQFQQFNFVAQNPKTEAEVAWDAFQYYSDGSIVEWTGQPSDANPHSITTISEDPAAVGNAAAGGGHANDGHDSAGTETGTGDNAATDDSKANDDTTLGDALNDTVTGEPNNTDTDPGTLKLQQATLIVSILALILSFLGIALATRRKKR encoded by the coding sequence TTGAAGAAAACATCATGGATTTCCAAACTAACATCCACTATCGCAACAGGTACCGCGGCATTCATGCTATTCGCCGGATTCGCTAGCGCTCACGTTACTGTTAGCCCATCCGTTGCACAGACAAGCGCATGGCAGACATACACGATTAAGATTCCATCCGAGAAAGATCTGCCTACAACCAAAATCACCATGAAAGTACCGGAAGGTGTGGCATTCAAGCAATATCAGCCACTGGCAGGCTGGAAAATCACCACCGAGAAGAACGATTCCAATGAAGTCACATCGATCACATGGGAAGTTGATGGCGATAACGAGGGGATCATCGCAGGACAATTCCAACAGTTCAACTTTGTTGCACAGAACCCGAAGACCGAAGCTGAAGTTGCTTGGGATGCCTTCCAATATTATAGCGATGGCAGCATCGTAGAATGGACAGGCCAGCCAAGTGATGCCAACCCACACAGTATTACAACGATTAGTGAAGATCCGGCTGCTGTTGGTAATGCTGCGGCAGGTGGAGGTCATGCCAACGATGGACATGATAGTGCAGGTACAGAAACAGGCACTGGTGATAATGCAGCTACCGATGATAGCAAAGCAAACGATGACACCACACTGGGCGATGCACTTAACGACACCGTTACAGGTGAGCCGAATAACACGGATACAGACCCGGGTACATTGAAGCTTCAACAGGCAACATTGATTGTATCCATTCTGGCCCTGATCCTCTCCTTCCTGGGAATTGCTCTGGCGACACGTCGCAAAAAACGCTAA
- a CDS encoding copper resistance protein CopC produces MILTSFTLKWGKRHWALITSLLLVCCLVMPQWASAHAYIVKASPGENEILVTAPERLTLEFNESLQTAFYDIKITGPDGTQAGDGNVQIDADRPHILETGLQAGLGNGTYAVNWKAVSADGHPIQGAYVFHIGEPSGSPAGLSDLTSGSGSTGGPLKWIVSLTDWIQYLGLSVILGTLAFLLLRIAPTSMTREPMDVPGSYRLLWISYAAASFAALVSLPLNTLYESGVALSELSWALIGSALKLTSFGQIWMLQMLIVMLLAVTILSGYDRDRSIRARIWSSYGSLVLVLGWLFTHAMTGHPAAADQRALAIAMDFVHLIGAAFWIGALTAMAICLPPLADKLPSKVRGEVYWTAIRRFTAWGIGAVAALVATGIYSSLIILPAPVLTSLFTTAYGLVLIGKIVLLIVMVILAWRHARLARAATGSRLSGSLKAELVTGAVILALAAVLTHLSPGQPAAVGPYQETKTTEDGSAITLQVSPNVTGENQFEVDVKRADGSIVNDLEQITLSLTHLDMDMGIYEITIPKNDTGVYKAEDYISMPGRWNIKVHLLTKTLDALDAEFEIDTAKP; encoded by the coding sequence TTGATTTTGACAAGCTTTACCCTGAAATGGGGCAAACGGCACTGGGCATTGATCACCAGCCTGTTGCTTGTGTGCTGCCTTGTTATGCCACAGTGGGCATCTGCACATGCTTATATTGTTAAGGCTTCGCCAGGAGAGAACGAGATACTCGTAACGGCTCCGGAGCGGCTGACGCTGGAGTTCAACGAATCCTTGCAGACGGCTTTTTATGATATCAAAATTACCGGGCCTGACGGTACTCAGGCAGGCGATGGAAATGTACAGATCGATGCGGACCGCCCTCATATTCTTGAGACTGGCCTGCAGGCCGGACTCGGGAACGGGACTTATGCCGTCAACTGGAAAGCGGTATCTGCCGATGGGCACCCGATTCAAGGAGCCTATGTTTTCCATATCGGAGAACCTTCTGGTTCTCCTGCTGGACTCAGTGATCTTACATCTGGTTCTGGTTCAACAGGTGGACCGCTGAAATGGATCGTATCCCTGACAGACTGGATTCAGTATCTCGGATTGTCTGTCATCCTGGGGACACTTGCATTCTTGCTACTGCGAATCGCACCAACATCCATGACAAGAGAACCTATGGACGTTCCGGGTAGCTACAGATTGTTATGGATCAGCTATGCTGCCGCTTCCTTTGCCGCTCTGGTTAGCTTGCCACTGAATACGTTATATGAATCTGGTGTGGCGCTGAGCGAACTAAGCTGGGCACTGATCGGGAGTGCGCTCAAACTGACATCTTTTGGTCAGATCTGGATGTTACAGATGCTCATTGTCATGCTATTGGCCGTCACGATTCTCTCCGGATATGATCGCGATCGATCCATCCGTGCTCGCATCTGGTCTTCTTACGGCTCACTCGTGCTCGTGCTTGGATGGCTGTTCACTCATGCCATGACGGGACATCCGGCTGCGGCGGATCAACGCGCTCTCGCCATTGCCATGGACTTCGTGCACCTGATCGGTGCCGCTTTCTGGATTGGTGCATTGACTGCCATGGCGATATGTCTGCCTCCACTCGCCGACAAGCTGCCTTCGAAGGTGCGAGGAGAAGTCTACTGGACTGCCATACGTAGATTCACCGCTTGGGGGATCGGCGCCGTAGCCGCTCTGGTGGCTACAGGAATATATAGCAGTCTGATTATTCTACCAGCGCCGGTACTGACCTCCTTGTTCACTACAGCCTATGGTCTTGTGCTGATCGGCAAGATCGTCCTGTTGATTGTGATGGTTATCTTGGCATGGCGTCATGCGCGACTCGCTAGAGCAGCAACGGGGAGCAGATTATCCGGCAGCCTGAAAGCCGAGCTTGTTACTGGTGCTGTAATTCTCGCTCTAGCCGCCGTATTGACACATCTGTCACCGGGGCAACCAGCAGCAGTCGGACCGTATCAGGAGACGAAGACTACAGAAGATGGCTCAGCGATCACACTTCAGGTGAGTCCCAATGTGACAGGAGAGAACCAATTCGAAGTTGATGTGAAACGTGCAGATGGCAGTATCGTTAATGATCTGGAACAGATCACGCTGTCACTCACACATCTGGATATGGATATGGGGATCTATGAGATTACCATTCCGAAAAACGACACCGGTGTGTACAAGGCTGAAGATTACATCTCCATGCCTGGACGTTGGAATATCAAGGTACACCTCTTGACCAAAACGCTGGATGCACTTGATGCCGAATTTGAGATCGACACTGCCAAACCATAG